The following coding sequences lie in one Seriola aureovittata isolate HTS-2021-v1 ecotype China chromosome 5, ASM2101889v1, whole genome shotgun sequence genomic window:
- the LOC130169668 gene encoding activated RNA polymerase II transcriptional coactivator p15-like, with protein MPKSKEVLSSTSGSDSDSEVETKAKRKKSSAPEKAAKKPKSGESSKPGGSSKGSSNADDNMFQIGKMRYVSVRDFKGKVLIDIREYWMNQDGEMKPGKKGISLNPEQWNQLKDQISEIDDAIKRI; from the exons ATGCCAAAATCAAAGGAAGTGCTGTCTTCCACATCTGGAAGTGACTCAGACAGTGAAGTGGAGACCaag gcaaagagaaagaagtCAAGTGCACCAGAGAAAGCAGCCAAGAAACCAAAGAGTGGAGAGAGCTCCAAGCCAGGTGGCTCATCCAAGGGGAGCAGTAATGCTGATGACAACATGTTCCAG ATTGGAAAGATGAGATATGTCAGCGTCAGGGACTTCAAAGGTAAAGTCCTGATTGACATCAGAGAGTACTGGATGAACCAGGATGGGGAGATGAAGCCGGGGAAGAAAG GTATCTCCCTGAATCCTGAACAGTGGAACCAACTGAAGGACCAGATTTCAGAAATCGATGATGCCATTAAGAGAATATA